AGAGGCCGGTTTTCTGGCCGGAATGCAGGCCATGACCCGTGGCGACCACACTCCGGCGGATCGTCCTCTGCGGCACCGTGCCACCCGGGGTGCGCACGGGGCGAGGCAAGGGCAGGCCGTGGGCCGAAGACGGCTCCGCCTCCGGGTTTTCTTCGCGCCGCCTGAGGGCGCTCGAGACCGCCCGCAAGAGCCCCTCGAGCGAAAAAGGCTTCTCCACGAAGTCGCAAGCTCCCCACTGGGTCGCCCGCACCGCCGTCTCGATGGTGCCGTGGCCGGAGATCATGATGACCTCGGGCGGGGGGAACTCCTTGCGCAGTTCCCGGAGAATCTCGAGCCCGTCTCCGTCCGGCATCCAGACGTCCAGAAGCACCACGTCCGGGCGCTCCTTCCGAGCCAGCTCGACCGCTCGCCGACCGTTTTCGGCCTCGAGAACCTCGAGACCCTCGTCGGTCAAGATTCCCCGCAGGGAGCTCCGAATGTCCTTTTCGTCGTCCACCACCAGCACTCTCGGCATGCCTCCCCTCCTTACACCGCGACCTTTTCCTCGCTTTCCCGCAAGGGGAATTCCACCACGAAGCGACTGCCCCGCGGAACGTTCTCGGTCCACCGGACGTAACCCCGGTGGTCCGCCGCGATGGCCGACACGATCGCCAGCCCGAGTCCCGTCCCCCCGGGCTTCGTCGACACGTACGGCTCGAACAGGCGGTGTCGGATTTCCTCGGGAACCCCGCAACCGTTGTCGGCAACGACCAGGCGCACGACCTGCAGGTTCGAATCGAGCTCGGTCGTGACGGCCACGACCGGAGGCCGGGCGGCCCCCGGCTCGCGGCAAGCTCCGACGGCATTGTCCAGGAGATTCACGAGAACCCTCCGAACCGCCTCCCGGTCGAGGGCCACCACCGGAAGCCGGGGGTCGACTTCGAGGGCGAAGACCACGTCCGGGTGAGCCTCGCGGAAAAGCGCGACCGTTTCCTCCACCAAGCGGTTCAGTTCCACGGGCGAACGTTCCGCCGTAGGCAAGCGAGCGAAGCGGGCGAAAGAATCGACGAGCCGCTCGAGATCCTCCACCTGCCGCACGATCGTGCTCGTGCAGTCTTCCAGGACGGCTCGTTCTTCCCCCGCGAGCCGCGGGGCCAGCCTCCGGCGCAACCGCTGGGCGGAGAGCTGGATGGGGGTGAGGGGGTTCTTGATTTCGTGCGCGATCCGCCGGGCGACTTCCCTCCAGGCTTCCATTCGCTGGATCCGCAACGCTTGCGAGACGTCCTCGAGCAACAACACGGTGCCCAGGGAGCGTCCCTCCTCGTCCGCGAGAAGCCGGGCGGTAGCACGCACGACCGGTGCCCCGGGTCCGGACCGCAGCCGGAGCTGTCGGCTGGAGAGGCAGGCCCCCGGGCGTACGGAAGCGAGGAGGTCTCCGAGCCCCTGCGTCTCCCCCCGGCCGAAGGCTTCCCGCCAGGGTTTGCCGACGAGCTGCGCCTCTCCGAGGCCGAGGAGGTTCTGGGCGGCCGGGTTGGCTCCCCGGACGATCCCCCGCGCGTCGATCGACACGACACCGATCGAAACGTGAGCCACCACCGCGCGAATGTACCGGTGTCGTTCCTCGAGTCGTGCGTGCATTTCCTCGAGCTGGGCCGTCATGGAATTGAAAGAGCGGACGAGAGTCGCGAGCTCGTCGTCTCCTTCTTGCTCGATTCGGTACCCCCAGTTTCCCTGCGCCACTTCGCGGGTCCCCTCCGCGACCCTCTGGATGGGCCCGGTCACGCTCCGGGCCAGCCTGAACCCGAACCAGCTCGCCGTGAAGACGACGACGAGCGTGACGAGCGAAAGGCTCAAAAAGTAGCTGTTTTTCATCGGCCTTCGCAGGACCTCGAGTTCGCGGAACGTGCGGTAGGTGTCGGCCACACGCGCGAGTCCGCGCCGCAAGCCCGCGGGCACGTCCAGCTCCACGACGACCGCCTTCCACGGCCCCTCGGGGCCGAGGTGGACCGCGGCGCGCACGACACGGCCTTTCCGCCCGCTCGAAACCCACCGTCCCTCCCTCTCGAGCGCCGCTGCGAGGCCTGGCACTTCCTCCGCCTCGAGTCGGCCGCTGGAGACGAGCCGTTCTTCTCCTTCCCGGCCGAGGAGCCAGAGGCCCCGGAGACCCTCTTTTTTGCGCAACTCCTCGAGCCGCGCCTCGAGCGCTTCGGTGCGGCCGGAAAACTTCCGAAGCTCCTCGCCGATTCTCGTGGCTTTCTCGAGGGCGCGGTCACCCCGCTCCTGGTAGACCGACTGCGCCGTCTCGAGCGCCTCCTCGAGAGCGCGCTCGATCCTGAGGTCGAACCAGAAATCGAAAGCTTTGCCGAGAAATCCCTGGGCGAAAGCGAGCAGAACCGCCGTGGGGACCAGCGTGAACGCCACGAAAGCCAGGACGAGCCGCGTCCGAAGGCGAGACCCGAGGACGCCGCGCCGGCGGTCCAGGACGAGACGGACGAAACTCCGCAGGGAAAGGAACAGGAGAAGGATCAGGAGGATCAGGTTCAGGTTGATCAGGACGAAGAAGAGAACGTTGCCGACGAGTTTGTCCTCCGCTTCCCAGAGCCCCGTGCGCGTCTCGAGGAAAGCCAGGGCCCCGAAGAGAAGCCCGACCGAACCGAGGACGACGAGCTCCCGTTTGCGGTGCCGTCGCTCCCGAGCTCCCGACTCGCCCGGCTCCGCCGGCGTGCGACCCCCTCCCGCCATCGGGCGAATTCTAGGTTCGGCCCTTTCCCGAGCGCAAGTCAGCCGTGTTTGCTCCGCTCGAGCGAGCCGCGCAACCACTCGACGACGCGCGGCACGACTTCTCCGAGCGGCACTTCCACGGGTTGCGCTTCCGCCCGTTCCTTCCACTCCGCCACGCCGCGCTCGAGACTCTTGGGTCCGAGAACGAGCCGCAGCGGAAGCCCGAGGAGGTCCGCGTCCGCGAACTTGACCCCGGGGCGTTCTTCCCGGTCGTCCAGCAGGACTTCGACACCCGCGCCTCCGAGTTCCCGGTAGAGCCTTTCGCTCGTCTCCCGCAGCGGCGGCGACGACCAGTGGGTGGGGAGCAGGTGGAGGTGGGCCGGAGCGATCGTCGGGGGCCAGACGATTCCCTTTTCGTCGTGATGCTGCTCGACCGCCGCGGCCACCGTGCGCGTGATGCCGATCCCGTAGGTCCCCATCACGACGGGACGGGAGCGACCCTCGGCGTCCAGGAACGTCGCCCGCATGGGCTCGCTGTACTTCGTCCCGAGGAAAAAGATGTTGCCCACTTCGATTCCCCGGTGCGCCTCGAGGCGTCCTTCGGGACAACGCGGACAGGGGTCGCCGGCTTCCGCTCGACGGAAGTCACCGAACTCGGCTCCGGGAAAATCCCGTTCCTGGTCGAGCCCCACCCAGTGCGCATCCGCCTCGTTGGCTCCGCTCACCATGCCCCGAGCGCCCCGGAGAGCACGGTCCGCGAGAAGGCGTACCCGGAGTCCCGAGGGTCCCGCGAACCCGACGGGTGCACCCGTGATCCGCTCGACCGTCGCGTCGTCGGCCAGGGCGACCCACGCGACTCCGAGATGGTTCTTCAGCTTCGTTTCGCTCACTTCGTGATCGCCGCGAACCAGGACGGCGACGACCTCCTCCCCTTCGGTCCGGTAGAGGAGGGTTTTCACGAAACGGTCGGCCGGCAGGCCGAGAAAAGCCGACACCTCCTCGACCGTCCTCCGGCCCGGTGTAGCGACTTTCTCTTTCGGGCCGCCCGGCGGCGCGCTCTCGGTCGTGGGAGGCCGTGTTTCCGCGAGCTCCACGTTGGCCGAATAGCCGCAGCTCGGGCAGTGAACGATCGTGTCCTCGCCGGACTCCGCCAGCACGTGGAATTCGTGGGCGCGAAGGCCCCCGATCGCGCCGGTGTCGGACTCCACCTGCCAGGCCGCGAGCCCGCAGCGCCGGAAGATCTTGCGGTAGGTTTCGGCCATCAGCTCGTACTCCCGCTCGCAGTCCTCGACCGTGGCGTGGAAGGAGTACGCGTCTTTCATCAGGAACTCCCGGCCCCGCATGAGACCGAAGCGGGGACGCATCTCGTCCCGGAACTTCACCTGGATCTGGTAGAGGTTCAGCGGCAGGTCCCGGTAGGAGCGAACCTCGCGCCGGACCAGGTCGGTGACGACCTCCTCGTGGGTCGGTCCGAAGCAGAACTCGCGATCGTACCGGTCCCGAAAGCGAAGCAGCTCCTTGCCGTAACGATCCCAGCGGCCGCTCTCCTGCCAGAGCTCGGCAGGGCAGACGGCCGGAAGGAGAATTTCCTGGGCGCCGGCCCGGTTCATTTCCTCGCGCACGATCCCTTCGACTTTGCGCACGGCCCGAAGGCCCAGCGGCAAAAAGTCGTAGATGCCCCGGGCTACCTGCCGGATCATCCCGGCCCGCACGAGAAGCTTGTGGCTCGCGACCTCGGCGTCGGAGGGGTCTTCCCGGAGTGTGGGGATCAAGGTGTTTCGGTAACGCACGGACCGAATCCCTCCCGGCGGGCGAGGCGGAAGTTAGGGGGTACGAACCTGCGCGTCAAGTTCCGACCCGGCCTCGTGCCGGACGACCCTGGCCGCGTAGCGCCCCTCGGCGTGGGACACCTCGACGACGGCGCCGTTCCCTACCGGCGGCAAATCCTCCCACGAATCGTGGACGTGGGCCCAGAGCGCACGGATCACGCCCCCGTGGCAGACCAGGACGACTTCGGACCCGGCCGCGGCCCGTACGAGTTCGTCGAGGGCGGGACCGGCTCGATCCCGGACCTCGAGCAACGACTCCCCGCCCGGGGGTTTCCACGACCAGCGCGGTACTCTCGAAAAATCCGGATCTTCCGCCAGTGACGCGTACGGACGGCCGGCGAAGATCCCGAAGCTTTGCTCCCGGAACCGCTCGTCCACTTCCACCTCGAGCCCGAGCACCGGGGAGAGGACGCGCGCGGTGTCGTACGCCCTCCGGTAGGGGCTCGAAAGAAGTCGCACCGGACGGTAACGACGCCGGAGGAACTCGGCGGTACGCCGAGCCTGTTCGTGCCCGCGCGCGGTGAGGGGCACGTCGGGGGAGGCCGTGAACACGGCGTCTCGATTTCCCTCGCTCTCGCCGTGACGGACCAGGAGGATGCGCGTGGGCGATCCCATGATCCCTTCTCTCCCGGTTTTTTCGGGTCGACGCAACCCGCCTTGGTCTTTCGAGCCCGTTCTGCTATAGGGGAGTCCCGTACCCCGAGACGGGGTGCGGTTTTTTTTCATGGCTCAGGGCGTCGTGGCGATCATCCCCGCGCGGTACGGGTCGACCCGGCTGCCCGGAAAGCCTCTGGTCTCGATCGCGGGAAGACCTCTCGTGCAGCACGTCTACGAACGAGCCTCGCTCTCCGGAGCCTTCGACCGCGTGCTCGTGGCCACGGACGACGAGAGGGTCGCACGCCGGGTGCGCGAGTTCGGGGGCGAAGCGGTTCTCACCCGGGGTTGCCATCCCTCGGGGACGGATCGGGTCGCCGAAGTCGCCGAGGGTCTCGACGCCGAGATCGTCGTCAACGTGCAGGGGGACCTCCCCTTTCTCGGAACGGAGGCGTTCCGCGTGCTGCTCCGGACGCTCCGGGAAGGCGACGCCCCCATGGCGACGGTCCGGGCACGACTCGTCGACCGCACCGAATGGGAAAGACCGGACGTCGTCAAGGTGGTCACCGACTCCCGCGACTATGCCCTCTACTTCTCGCGAAGCCCCATTCCCTACCAGAACGGGGCGACCGTCCGGGCCTCCCGCCACGTGGGGCTCTACGCCTATCGGCGGGCTTTCCTTCTCGAGCTCGGGCGTCTCGAGCCGACCGCACTCGAGCTCGCGGAAGGTCTCGAGCAGCTCCGCGTCCTCGAGCACGGCTACCCCATCAAGGTCGGGCAGATCGACGAGGTCCCGGTCGAGGTGAACACTCCGGAAGATCTGGAACTCGCCCGCCGGTCGGCAGAACGGGAAACCCGGACATGAGCACGAAGGGCCGCACGAAATTCATCTTCGTGACGGGCGGGGTCGTGTCCTCGCTCGGCAAAGGGCTCGCTTCCGCTTCGATCGGGGCTCTGCTGGAAAGCCGCGGCCTGAAGGTGACCCTCTTCAAGATGGATCCCTACATCAACGTCGACCCGGGCACGATGAGCCCCTTCCAGCACGGCGAGGTTTTCGTCACCGACGACGGCGCCGAAACGGACCTCGACCTGGGCCACTACGAGCGGTTCGTGAGCACCCGGATGAGCCGGAAGAACAACTTCACGACGGGCCAGGTCTACGACACCGTGATCCAGAAGGAGCGCCGCGGGGACTACCTCGGCGGGACCGTGCAGGTCATCCCCCACATCACGGACGAGATCAAGCGCCGCATCGAGCTCGCCGCCGAGGGAGCCGACGTGGCGATCGGAGAGGTCGGGGGAACGGTGGGGGACATCGAGAGCCTCCCCTTCCTCGAAGCCATCCGGCAGGTGAGGCTCGAGAAGGGACGCGAGAACGTCCTCTACGTGCACCTGACGCTCGTTCCCTACATCGCCGCGGCCCGCGAGCTCAAAACCAAGCCCACGCAGCACAGCGTGAAGGAGCTCACGGGCCTGGGGATCCAGCCCGACATCCTGCTCTGCCGGAGCAGTCTCAAGCTCGACTCGAAAATCAAGGACAAGATCGCCCACTTCTGCAACGTCGAACCCCAGGCCGTCATCACGGCCGTCGACGTGGACTGCATCTACGAACTGCCGCTTCTCTTCCACGAGGAAGGCCTGGACGAGCGGATCATCGACAAGCTCAACATGTGGACGGCCGCTCCCAACCTCTCGAAGTGGCAGCGAGTCGTCGAAATCCTGCGGCATCCCAGACACGAGGTGCGCATCGCCATGGTCGGCAAGTACGTCGACCTCGCCGACTCGTACAAAAGCCTGAACGAGGCGCTCGTTCACGGCGGCATCGCGAACGAGTGCCGGGTCGTCATCGAGCACGTGGACTCCGAGACGGTCGAGGAGCACGGCCTGCCCGAGGCCGTCACCACGGCCGACGGCATCCTGGTTCCGATGGGGTTCGGTCCGAGGGGCACGGAGGGAAAAATCGCGGCGGTTCGCTACGCGCGCGAGAACAAGGTGCCGTTCCTGGGAATCTGCTACGGCATGCAGATGGCCGTGATCGAGTTCGCCCGCAACGTGTGCGGCCTCGAAGGGGCGAACTCGACGGAAATCGACGAACGCACGCCGCATCCCGTGATCGACCTGATGGCGACGCAGCGCGGCGTCGCGCGCAAAGGTGGCACGATGAGGCTCGGAGCCTATCCGTGCGTCCTGCAGGAAGGGTCTCTCGCCCACCAAGTCTACGGGAAGAAAAAGATCTCGGAACGCCACCGCCACCGCTACGAGTTCAACAACGCCTACCGCGAAATCCTCCACCGGCACGGGCTCGCCTTCAGCGGCCTTTCCCCGGACGGCTCGCTGGTGGAAATCGTGGAGCTCCCCGACCACCCCTGGTTTCTCGCGAGCCAGTTCCACCCCGAGTTCCAGTCCCGCCCCACCGAGTGCCACCCGCTCTTCCGCGGCTTCGTCCGGGCCGCGCTGCAGCGAAGACGCCTCGCGGAAAGCGTCTCGCTTCTCGACCGGGCGCGCGTCGCGCGACAGGTCTGAACCACCGTGGTCTCCACGCGTCGGGTGCGGATCGGGTCGGAGACGTTCGGGGCGGGAGAGCCGCTCGGGCTCGTCGCCGGCCCCTGCGTCCTCGAGGACCGCGAGACGACCCTGCGGCACGCCGCGGCACTCCGCGAGATCACCGGAAGGCTCGGCATGCCCTTCGTCTTCAAGGCGTCTTTCGACAAGGCGAACCGCTCTTCCCACCGCTCGTTCCGGGGACCCGGCCTCGAAGGCGGACTGCGTCTTCTCGAGGAGGTGAAGCGGGAGACGGGAGCACCCGTCCTGACGGACGTCCACGAGGCGTGGCAGGCGGAGCTCGCGGCCGAGGTCGCGGACGTCCTGCAGGTTCCCGCCTTCCTGTGCCGGCAGACCGACCTCCTTCTGGCCTGCGGGAGGACGGGAAAGGCCGTCAACATCAAGAAGGGCCAGTTCCTGGCTCCGTGGGACGTACGGGGGGCCGTGGAGAAAGTCGTCTCCACCGGCAACGAGGCGATCCTGGTCACGGAGCGAGGGTCGTGCTTCGGCTACAACAACCTCGTCGTCGACTTCCGGTCGCTTCCGATCCTGGCCGAGCTCGGCTTTCCGGTGGTTTTCGACGCGGGCCACAGCGTGCAGTTTCCCGGCGGTCTCGGCGAACGCTCGGGCGGCGACCGTCGCATGATCCCCGTGCTCGCCCGCGCGGCCGTAGCGGTGGGAGTCGACGCGCTCTTCCTCGAAGTCCACGAGGATCCGGATCGTGCGCCGAGCGACGGCCCCAACTCGTTCCCGCTCGGGGCGACGGAAACCCTCCTGCTCGAGGTCCTGCGCATCGATCGTGCGAGGCGGGGGGCGTGAGACGATCGGCCGTGAGCCGCACGAGACGTCGGGCGGGTAGTTCCGGCCGGGACCTCGAGATCGGCCGGCGCGTCCTGCGATCGGAGGCGGCCGCGCTCCGCCGGCTGGCCGACCGTCTCGACGGCGCCTTCCGGGACGCGGTCGAGATCCTGTGGAACTGCCGCGGCAAGGTCGTCGTCGTCGGGATGGGGAAATCGGGTCAGATCGGCCGCAAGATCGCCTCCACCTTCGCGAGTACCGGCACGCCGGCCTTTTTTCTCCACGCGGCCGAGGGACTCCACGGCGACTCCGGTATGCTCATGCGCGGCGACGCCGTCATCGCGCTTTCCCACAGCGGGGAGACCGAAGTCGTCCGGCTCCTCCCGCTGGTCAAGCGACTCGGCCTCCCGCTGGTGGCCGTCACGTCCCGGCCCGATTCGACTCTGGGACGAGCTTCCGACGTCGTTCTGGCGACGGGGGTGGAACGGGAGGCCTGCCCGCTCGATCTCTCGCCGACCACGAGCACGACGGTCATGCTCGCACTCGGGGACGCTCTGGCGGTGGCTCTGCTCGAGCGGAGGAATTTCCGGAGGGAAGACTTCGCCTTCCTGCACCCGGGGGGACGACTGGGACGTCGGCTCTTTCGCGTACGAGACCTCTTTCACGCGGGTGCCGAAATCCCGCTCGTTCCCCTCGACGCCGACGTCCTGCGAACCCTCGCCGAGATGTCGGCGAAAAAGCTCGGGATCACGGGCGTCGTCGACCGGCAGGGGAAGCTTGTCGGCGTGGTGACGGACGGGGACTTGCGACGGGCGCTCGAGCGTTTCAGCGGCGATCTCCGGACGCTCCGCGCCCGGGATCTCATGACGAGGGAACCGAAAACCGTCGAGCCCGACGCGCTGGCGGAAGAGGCTCTCGCTCGCATGGAACGGCACGCCATCACCTCGCTTTTCGTCCTCGAGCGAAAAACCCGCCGCCCCCTGGGCATCGTGCACATGCACGACCTCGTACGGGCCGGTGTCGTCTGAGGGAACTCGAAAGGCGGCCGCACCCGCGCACGGCCTGCGGGAGTTCGGGCGACGCTCGCGACGGCTCGCCGTCTACGGTCTCACCACCATGGCCCTCGGGGCGGCCCGGGTCGTGCCCCTCCGGTGGACTCCTGCCCTGGCCACCGCTCTGGGCGCGTTCCTCTACCGCGTTCTTCCTTCGGTCCGAAAGCTCTCCGAACGCCACCTCGAGCTCGCCCTCGGCCACCTCCCGGCCGCGGAACGGAGCCGAATCGCGCGCGCCGCGCTCGCGCACGCGGCCCTCTCGTTCTGCGAAATCGCGAAGTTCGACGAACTCGTGCCCGAACTCGACGAACTCGTCGAGGTGGAGGGCGAGGAGATCGTGGAGGACGTGCTGCGCCTCGGACGCGGAGCCATCGTCGTCACGGGCCACATCGGCAACTGGGAGCTCCTCGGTGCCTATTTCGCACGGCGAGGAATCCCCGTCGTAGCCGTCGCCCGCAGGATCTACGAGGAGCGGATCGATCGCCTGGTGGTGGCGTTCCGCGCGAGGCACGGTGTGCGAACCGTGCACCGCTCGGACCGCTCGGCAGCACGGGAAATCCTCCGGACGCTTCGGGCCCGGGGAATTCTGGCCATGGTGGTGGACCAGGACACCCACGCTCCTTCCCTCACGGTCCCCTTTTTCGGACTCCCCGCACGGTCTCCGGTCGCCCCTGCCGTGCTCGCGCTCCGGACCGGTGCCCCCCTCGTGCCGGTGTTCATCGAACGCATCGCCGGAGGCCGCCACCGGATTTTCGTGCACCCTCCCCTGCCGACTCCCGAGGGCGGCGACCGCATCGTGCGCGTACGGGCCCTCCTGGAAGACATCAACCGAGCGCTCGAACGGCAAATCCGCCGCCGACCGGAACAGTGGGTCTGGTGGCACCGTCGCTGGCGACGCGGTCCCGTTCCCCGCCTTGATCTAGATGCGAAATTTCCCTATGGCAGGAGCGGCTGAGGAAAGAGATCCGGTGGCGGAAAACAGGCCCGGGGAGGCGACCGAGCGTCTCGCTCTCCTGATGAGCTACTACCGCGACGCGGAACTGCGCGGCGCGGCGTTGCTCCTCCGTTTGCTCGCCTACCTCCCGGACCCGGCGAGCCAGACGAAACTTTCCCTGCACCTGGCCGACGAGACCCGTCACGCCTGGCTCTGGACACGGCGGATCAACGAGCTCGGAGCGAGCCCGGTCCCCGTGACGGACGGTTACCAGTCGCGAATCGGGCGGCGGGTGCTGCCGCGTTCCGTGGTCGACCTCCTCGCGCTCACGGTCGTGGTGGAAGAGCGGTCGTACGAGCGCTACCTCGAGCACGCCGCTCGGCCGAACGTCGACCCGCGGACGCTCGAGGTTCTCCGAGAGGTATCCAAGGACGAGAAGTGGCACATCGCCTGGGTCCGCGAAAAGCTCCTGGAGGCAGCTCGGGCCGAAGTGGGTCCGGAACGGGCCGAGGAGAGGGTCCGCACGGCGCTCGAGAAGTACCGCAAGGTCGACCAGGAGGTCTATGAGGAACTTCTCGCCAAGGAACGGGAGACCTTCGGAGGTCGGCTCGCCCAGTTCGAGCGTTCCTGAGGCCCGTCCGCCGGGGACCCGGGACCGTACCGAGTTCCTTCTTTTCCGTGCGGCCGTAGGACTCCTCTCCCGCCTTTCCTGGGAGAGTTCGCTCCGCACCGGAGCACGGATCGGCGCTCTCGCGTACGCCGTGGACGCCCGGAACCGCTCGGTGGGGCTGCGCAACCTCGCCTGGGCCTTCCCTCGGCTCGGGGAGAAACGGCGCCGCGAAATCCTCCTTGCGAGCGCGCGCAATCTCGGTCGGGTAGCCGCCGAGGTCTGCCAGATCCGGCGTCGTGGTACCGAGCGGCTCCGTTCCCTCGTCCGGTTCGACGACCGCGGCGCGTGGGAGCGAGCTCTCGGCCGCTCCCGGGAGCGCGGACTCCTGGCGCTCACGGGACACGTCGGAAACTGGGAGTTTCTGCACGCCTTCCACGCCCTCCTCGGTTTCCCGGTGACCCTCGTCCACCGTCCCATGCGAAACCCCCTGGTGGAGAGGTGGATCCGCGAGCTCCGCGAGGAAGCCGGTACGAGCACGCTCCTCAAACGAAACGCGGCTCGGGGAGCCATCGAAGCACTGCGGCGGGGAGGAATCCTGGCCGTGGCCCTCGACCAGAACCAGACGTTGTCGTCGGGAATTTTCGTTCGGTTCTTCGGGAAGCCCGCCTGCACCTCGCCGGGTCTCGCCCGTCTCGCCCTTCGAACGGGCGCCCCGATCTACCCGGTTTTCCTCCTCCGGGAGGAGGACTCCTACCACCACCGCCTGTTCGTCGGCCCGCCGCTCCCCGCCGACGGGGACGTCCTGCGGCTCACCCAGGCCTGTGTCGACGCGCTCGAGGAGGTGGTGCGGACCTATCCGGAGCAGTGGATCTGGTTCCACAAGCGCTGGAAGACCCGTCCGCCCGGAGAGGAACCGGTCTACTGACGCCCCGACGGTTCGCCGAGCCGCTCGATTTCTTCTCCCACGACCTTGGAGAGGCGGGCGACGGCGACGTTGTAGTCGTGCACGGCTTCGTAGTAGGCGCTCGTGGCCTGCGTGTAGACGACGAGCGCCTCGAACACGTCCTTCGCTTCTCCGACGCCCAGCTCGAACCCGGAGACCGTCCCCAGCAGAAGGCCGCGCGCCGCCTTTCGTCCCCGTCCCGCCTCCGACAAGCCCGCTCTCGTCTGCAAGGTCTCGAGATAGGCGCGCTTGACGGCGAGCCGGATTCCGCTCCGCGCGCCCCGCTTGCGCGCCTCGAGGCTCTCGAGTTCCGCCCGCGCGCGGTCGGCTTCCGCGTCGGCGCGGAAAAAGTCGAGCGGCCAACGGATCCCGAACGTGGCGCCCGGTAAGTCGAGAAAGTTGAAATCGTCCTTGGCGAACGGACTCAACTGCCGTTCGCGGAACGGAGCGTAACCGTAACGGAAGCCGCCGGCGACGAAAAACGAGGGCAGGAACTCGCTCCTCGCCATTCGGACCTGCGCCTTTTTCGCCTCGATGCCTTCGACGAGCTGCTTCCATTCGGGACTTCGCGAGAGGGCTTCGGCGGCGTACTCCTCGAGACTCTTGAGTTCCGCGACGACGGGCACGAGATTTCGCTCGGCGAGCTCGAATTCGGCTCCCGAGCGGAATCCGATCGACCGAGCGAGCGCGTCCTTGGAAAGCTCGGCTCCGGCGCGCGCCTTGTGGAGCTCGCGGGCGATGCCCGCGAGCCCCACGCGAAGCTTCAGGACGTCCGCCTGCGTCACCGTCCCCTCTCCC
The sequence above is a segment of the Candidatus Binatia bacterium genome. Coding sequences within it:
- the proS gene encoding proline--tRNA ligase, with amino-acid sequence MRYRNTLIPTLREDPSDAEVASHKLLVRAGMIRQVARGIYDFLPLGLRAVRKVEGIVREEMNRAGAQEILLPAVCPAELWQESGRWDRYGKELLRFRDRYDREFCFGPTHEEVVTDLVRREVRSYRDLPLNLYQIQVKFRDEMRPRFGLMRGREFLMKDAYSFHATVEDCEREYELMAETYRKIFRRCGLAAWQVESDTGAIGGLRAHEFHVLAESGEDTIVHCPSCGYSANVELAETRPPTTESAPPGGPKEKVATPGRRTVEEVSAFLGLPADRFVKTLLYRTEGEEVVAVLVRGDHEVSETKLKNHLGVAWVALADDATVERITGAPVGFAGPSGLRVRLLADRALRGARGMVSGANEADAHWVGLDQERDFPGAEFGDFRRAEAGDPCPRCPEGRLEAHRGIEVGNIFFLGTKYSEPMRATFLDAEGRSRPVVMGTYGIGITRTVAAAVEQHHDEKGIVWPPTIAPAHLHLLPTHWSSPPLRETSERLYRELGGAGVEVLLDDREERPGVKFADADLLGLPLRLVLGPKSLERGVAEWKERAEAQPVEVPLGEVVPRVVEWLRGSLERSKHG
- the gpm gene encoding phosphoglycerate mutase, whose translation is MGSPTRILLVRHGESEGNRDAVFTASPDVPLTARGHEQARRTAEFLRRRYRPVRLLSSPYRRAYDTARVLSPVLGLEVEVDERFREQSFGIFAGRPYASLAEDPDFSRVPRWSWKPPGGESLLEVRDRAGPALDELVRAAAGSEVVLVCHGGVIRALWAHVHDSWEDLPPVGNGAVVEVSHAEGRYAARVVRHEAGSELDAQVRTP
- the kdsB gene encoding 3-deoxy-manno-octulosonate cytidylyltransferase, yielding MAQGVVAIIPARYGSTRLPGKPLVSIAGRPLVQHVYERASLSGAFDRVLVATDDERVARRVREFGGEAVLTRGCHPSGTDRVAEVAEGLDAEIVVNVQGDLPFLGTEAFRVLLRTLREGDAPMATVRARLVDRTEWERPDVVKVVTDSRDYALYFSRSPIPYQNGATVRASRHVGLYAYRRAFLLELGRLEPTALELAEGLEQLRVLEHGYPIKVGQIDEVPVEVNTPEDLELARRSAERETRT
- the pyrG gene encoding CTP synthase; protein product: MSTKGRTKFIFVTGGVVSSLGKGLASASIGALLESRGLKVTLFKMDPYINVDPGTMSPFQHGEVFVTDDGAETDLDLGHYERFVSTRMSRKNNFTTGQVYDTVIQKERRGDYLGGTVQVIPHITDEIKRRIELAAEGADVAIGEVGGTVGDIESLPFLEAIRQVRLEKGRENVLYVHLTLVPYIAAARELKTKPTQHSVKELTGLGIQPDILLCRSSLKLDSKIKDKIAHFCNVEPQAVITAVDVDCIYELPLLFHEEGLDERIIDKLNMWTAAPNLSKWQRVVEILRHPRHEVRIAMVGKYVDLADSYKSLNEALVHGGIANECRVVIEHVDSETVEEHGLPEAVTTADGILVPMGFGPRGTEGKIAAVRYARENKVPFLGICYGMQMAVIEFARNVCGLEGANSTEIDERTPHPVIDLMATQRGVARKGGTMRLGAYPCVLQEGSLAHQVYGKKKISERHRHRYEFNNAYREILHRHGLAFSGLSPDGSLVEIVELPDHPWFLASQFHPEFQSRPTECHPLFRGFVRAALQRRRLAESVSLLDRARVARQV
- the kdsA gene encoding 2-dehydro-3-deoxyphosphooctonate aldolase is translated as MVSTRRVRIGSETFGAGEPLGLVAGPCVLEDRETTLRHAAALREITGRLGMPFVFKASFDKANRSSHRSFRGPGLEGGLRLLEEVKRETGAPVLTDVHEAWQAELAAEVADVLQVPAFLCRQTDLLLACGRTGKAVNIKKGQFLAPWDVRGAVEKVVSTGNEAILVTERGSCFGYNNLVVDFRSLPILAELGFPVVFDAGHSVQFPGGLGERSGGDRRMIPVLARAAVAVGVDALFLEVHEDPDRAPSDGPNSFPLGATETLLLEVLRIDRARRGA
- the kdsD gene encoding arabinose-5-phosphate isomerase codes for the protein MRRSAVSRTRRRAGSSGRDLEIGRRVLRSEAAALRRLADRLDGAFRDAVEILWNCRGKVVVVGMGKSGQIGRKIASTFASTGTPAFFLHAAEGLHGDSGMLMRGDAVIALSHSGETEVVRLLPLVKRLGLPLVAVTSRPDSTLGRASDVVLATGVEREACPLDLSPTTSTTVMLALGDALAVALLERRNFRREDFAFLHPGGRLGRRLFRVRDLFHAGAEIPLVPLDADVLRTLAEMSAKKLGITGVVDRQGKLVGVVTDGDLRRALERFSGDLRTLRARDLMTREPKTVEPDALAEEALARMERHAITSLFVLERKTRRPLGIVHMHDLVRAGVV
- a CDS encoding lipid A biosynthesis acyltransferase, producing MALGAARVVPLRWTPALATALGAFLYRVLPSVRKLSERHLELALGHLPAAERSRIARAALAHAALSFCEIAKFDELVPELDELVEVEGEEIVEDVLRLGRGAIVVTGHIGNWELLGAYFARRGIPVVAVARRIYEERIDRLVVAFRARHGVRTVHRSDRSAAREILRTLRARGILAMVVDQDTHAPSLTVPFFGLPARSPVAPAVLALRTGAPLVPVFIERIAGGRHRIFVHPPLPTPEGGDRIVRVRALLEDINRALERQIRRRPEQWVWWHRRWRRGPVPRLDLDAKFPYGRSG
- a CDS encoding lipid A biosynthesis acyltransferase, translating into MDARNRSVGLRNLAWAFPRLGEKRRREILLASARNLGRVAAEVCQIRRRGTERLRSLVRFDDRGAWERALGRSRERGLLALTGHVGNWEFLHAFHALLGFPVTLVHRPMRNPLVERWIRELREEAGTSTLLKRNAARGAIEALRRGGILAVALDQNQTLSSGIFVRFFGKPACTSPGLARLALRTGAPIYPVFLLREEDSYHHRLFVGPPLPADGDVLRLTQACVDALEEVVRTYPEQWIWFHKRWKTRPPGEEPVY